The Pecten maximus chromosome 14, xPecMax1.1, whole genome shotgun sequence genome includes a region encoding these proteins:
- the LOC117341962 gene encoding uncharacterized protein LOC117341962 isoform X2 has product MGTYFVFVCLLICAIVKQGLQQHGESLPLTTNSGGLSNSPVVGGSANPDMGLGGAVFRLGAAERNPNPDLQTSLGSIADFRMTNVRESSGNTAGGLSNQRPQNQNRAAYSNHVIQNDLKDTVIVHNFLDGSLQRMLMGSRSQPEKVVDQVNQLTEMINSPKTIKDAFPDQSLVDGNAVAVGSTGTAVGATFKDPTQQMHDLPSAFTPVKTSPPKDEFLIDFSNHVCKGQYRENLLNSQLYWVVARERIIARMQCPLGTLFSNSSCACTHVIQKSKADICKADLINTFDYGMDETSGNRLAYFASPDLTPTLSEGVLCFNGTQQLGYQRYNGYDFRYTLYIVLRFRTQERDRDELVPLVNQL; this is encoded by the exons ATGGGGACATACTTCGTATTCGTTTGTCTGTTAATTTGTGCCATTGTTAAACAAG GTCTACAACAGCATGGAGAATCATTACCACTTACCACTAATTCCGGTGGGCTGAGTAATAGCCCCGTTGTTGGCGGCTCTGCTAATCCAGACATGGGACTTGGTGGTGCAGTCTTCCGACTAGGCGCAGCCGAGCGTAACCCAAATCCTGACCTTCAAACCAGCCTCGGAAGTATTGCCGATTTCAGGATGACCAATGTCCGCGAAAGCAGTGGAAATACTGCAGGAGGTTTATCTAACCAACGTCCTCAAAACCAGAACAGAGCCGCCTATAGCAATCACGTGATTCAGAACGATCTTAAAGACACTGTCATAGTACATAATTTTCTGGACGGAAGTCTTCAGCGGATGCTTATGGGTTCCCGAAGTCAGCCGGAAAAAGTCGTGGATCAAGTGAACCAGCTCACAGAAATGATCAATTCACCGAAGACGATCAAGGACGCGTTTCCTGACCAAAGTCTTGTAGATGGTAATGCCGTGGCGGTTGGATCGACAGGTACAGCCGTCGGGGCAACCTTTAAGGATCCCACTCAACAAATGCATGACCTACCTTCGGCCTTCACTCCGGTCAAAACGAGTCCACCAAAAGATGAGTTCCTAATCGATTTTTCAAATCACGTGTGTAAAGGACAGTACAGGGAGAATCTTCTCAACAGCCAGCTGTACTGGGTTGTTGCAAGAGAAAGGATTATCGCAAGGATGCAATGTCCTCTGGGCACATTATTCAGTAACAGTTCATGTGCTTGCACACACGTGATCCAAAAGTCCAAAG CTGACATTTGTAAAGCAGATCTTATCAACACCTTTGACTATGGTATGGACGAAACATCGGGAAACAGGTTAGCATATTTTGCTAGCCCAGATCTCACACCTACACTATCAGAAggtgttttatgttttaatggGACACAACAATTGGGATACCAGAGATACAACGGATACGATTTCAGGTATACACTTTATATCGTGTTGAGGTTTAGAACTCAGGAACGGGATAGGGATGAACTTGTTCCCCTTGTTAACCAACTGTGA